From Camelus bactrianus isolate YW-2024 breed Bactrian camel chromosome 16, ASM4877302v1, whole genome shotgun sequence, the proteins below share one genomic window:
- the CACNG1 gene encoding voltage-dependent calcium channel gamma-1 subunit — protein sequence MSQTKALKVRVTLFCILVGIALALVAVVTDHWAVLSPHVEHLNATCEAAHFGLWRICTKRIFVGHSKDKSCGPITLPGEKNCSYFRHFNPGESSEIFEVTTQKEYSISAAAIAIFSLGFVIMGTICVLLSFRKKRDYLLRPASMFYAFAGLCIFVSVEVMRQSVKRMIDSEDTVWIEYSYSWSFACACAAFVLLFLGGLALLLFSLPRMPQNPWESCMDAEPEH from the exons ATGTCCCAGACCAAAGCACTGAAGGTCCGCGTGACCCTCTTCTGCATCCTGGTGGGCATTGCACTGGCCTTGGTGGCCGTGGTGACCGACCACTGGGCCGTGCTGAGCCCCCACGTGGAGCACCTCAATGCCACCTGCGAGGCGGCCCACTTTGGCCTCTGGCGGATTTGCACCAAGCGGATCTTCGTCGGCCACAGCAAGGACAAGAGCTGCGGACCCATCACCCTGCCTGGGG AGAAAAACTGTTCCTACTTCAGGCATTTCAACCCAGGCGAGAGCTCGGAGATCTTTGAAGTCACCACTCAGAAAG AGTACAGCATCTCGGCAGCTGCCATCGCCATCTTCAGCCTCGGCTTCGTCATCATGGGAACCATCTGTGTGCTCCTGTCCTTCAGGAAGAAGCGGGATTACCTGCTGAGGCCGGCATCCATGTTCTATGCCTTTGCAG GTCTCTGCATCTTCGTCTCAGTGGAGGTCATGCGTCAGTCGGTGAAGCGCATGATCGACAGCGAGGACACTGTCTGGATCGAGTACTCTTACTCCTGGTCCTTCGCCTGCGCCTGCGCCGCCTTCGTCCTCCTCTTCCTCGGCGGCCTCGCCCTCCTGCTCTTCTCCCTGCCGCGAATGCCCCAGAACCCCTGGGAGTCCTGCATGGACGCCGAGCCCGAGCACTAG